A stretch of the Pelotomaculum isophthalicicum JI genome encodes the following:
- a CDS encoding helix-turn-helix domain-containing protein yields METNNTNDATIEILDPLPSPHEGRSPHNKFPEELRQQVVQETLTTRNISKIAEKFSISRQTVSVILREYLGEHKELIDFEFINSIDEVTRKVLTRLKNEIDSIPPSQLVIAAGVLLDKREGLFKGKVTGGNQVLNLRVAWKDAGSGAVELSTGTGQGE; encoded by the coding sequence TTGGAAACCAATAATACAAACGATGCCACTATTGAAATCCTGGACCCGCTGCCAAGTCCACATGAAGGCCGATCCCCTCACAATAAATTTCCGGAGGAGCTGCGTCAGCAGGTAGTTCAGGAAACCTTGACAACTCGAAACATAAGCAAAATTGCCGAGAAGTTTTCTATCTCCCGGCAAACGGTAAGTGTGATTCTACGGGAATACCTTGGGGAGCACAAAGAACTAATAGACTTCGAGTTTATTAACAGTATCGACGAAGTTACCCGGAAGGTATTGACGAGGCTGAAAAACGAGATCGACAGCATACCCCCGTCGCAATTGGTGATCGCTGCCGGCGTCCTACTGGACAAGCGCGAAGGCTTGTTTAAAGGCAAGGTAACAGGCGGCAACCAGGTTCTTAACCTTCGCGTTGCCTGGAAGGACGCCGGCAGCGGCGCCGTGGAACTGAGCACCGGGACCGGCCAGGGGGAATAA
- a CDS encoding DNA primase family protein encodes MDLDFKLQNLLSKLSGVKPSGNGHVAHCPGDGHAHGDKNRSLSVTVVDNKILLNCFTGCDPKEILNKLDMTWADLFPDSEQKTITATGGLTIDALAKDKGFPTDFLTSLGVSQGRNHVKIRYSLEDGTPAPRQRIRVALKAKDGSKWARGKGAVIPYGLWKLPEAREKGFIVFVEGESDSWTLWYHDFPALGFPGADMAGKLKLKHVDGIPKIYAVREPDQGGEAFIAGITKQFSSWKTWQGELFEVRLSELTGAKDPNDLHKREQSKFKEIFQNALDTAMRIEIKYEEKKSEKKAVQDIIAQGNFLTDLGNAARLVSNYGQNIRYCYQWGKWLLWDGKRWVKDNTGGIYRLAKETVRRMYAEASDIPDEDTRRALVNHALKSESEARLRAMVNLAQSEPGIPVTTEELDKDQWLLNCLNGTLDLRTGELRPHKREDLSTKIIPVEYNPEAKCPMFEKFLNDIFAENENLITFMRKAIGYSLTGSTREQVVFILYGTGANGKSVLIALIMSLLGDYALQTPTETLMVQKNEGIRNDLARLKGARFVSAVESDEGRRLSESVIKQLTGQDTISARFLHQEFFDFVPECKIFLATNHRPEIRGSDHGIWRRIRLIPFNVKFEDVKQGDDSFKGKRQDKDLLNKLKRELPGILAWAVKGCLKWQREGLEQPEEVKAATMAYQTEMDSIMNFISECCNVNIQDVKTASGVLHNVYTKWCLTNGERAVSNKKFSQRLELAGYTKERGSDGRVYWYGIGILASERNPEGYEGSEGRLPFSPIREKNIEKRVVGLQTLQTLQSTSNDDEDRWE; translated from the coding sequence ATGGATTTGGATTTCAAACTCCAAAATCTCCTGAGTAAACTTTCAGGTGTAAAGCCTAGCGGTAATGGTCATGTTGCTCATTGTCCCGGTGATGGACATGCCCATGGAGATAAAAATAGAAGCCTTTCCGTTACCGTAGTAGATAATAAGATTTTATTGAACTGTTTTACGGGTTGTGACCCGAAAGAGATTCTTAATAAATTAGATATGACGTGGGCTGATCTATTTCCTGATTCAGAGCAAAAAACTATTACGGCTACGGGTGGCTTAACAATTGATGCGTTAGCTAAGGACAAGGGGTTTCCGACTGATTTTCTCACGAGCCTGGGGGTGAGCCAAGGAAGGAACCATGTGAAAATTAGGTATTCACTTGAGGATGGGACTCCAGCACCACGGCAGCGAATCAGAGTTGCGCTGAAGGCAAAGGACGGTAGCAAGTGGGCAAGGGGCAAAGGGGCAGTTATACCGTATGGCTTATGGAAACTTCCTGAAGCACGGGAAAAAGGATTTATCGTCTTTGTGGAGGGTGAATCCGATAGTTGGACATTATGGTATCATGATTTTCCAGCGCTAGGGTTTCCTGGTGCGGATATGGCCGGCAAGCTCAAGCTTAAACATGTTGATGGAATCCCAAAAATTTATGCTGTTCGAGAACCAGATCAAGGCGGCGAAGCATTTATTGCCGGTATAACAAAACAATTTTCCAGTTGGAAAACATGGCAGGGAGAGCTTTTCGAGGTCCGGTTGAGTGAATTAACCGGTGCTAAAGATCCTAATGACCTGCACAAAAGAGAACAGAGTAAATTTAAGGAAATATTTCAAAATGCACTCGACACCGCTATGCGCATTGAAATCAAGTACGAAGAAAAGAAATCAGAAAAAAAAGCCGTACAGGATATCATAGCACAGGGTAATTTTCTCACGGATTTGGGAAATGCCGCCCGCCTAGTTTCCAATTATGGGCAGAATATAAGATATTGCTACCAATGGGGCAAATGGCTTCTATGGGATGGTAAAAGGTGGGTGAAGGATAATACTGGGGGTATTTACCGGCTAGCTAAAGAAACCGTTAGACGAATGTATGCTGAAGCGAGCGACATCCCCGATGAAGATACGCGCAGAGCACTCGTAAACCATGCGCTGAAATCTGAATCTGAAGCGCGATTAAGGGCGATGGTCAATTTGGCACAAAGTGAGCCGGGAATACCGGTGACGACAGAGGAATTAGATAAGGATCAATGGTTGCTAAACTGCTTAAATGGCACTTTGGATTTAAGGACGGGGGAATTAAGACCACACAAGCGCGAAGATTTGAGCACGAAGATTATACCTGTCGAGTATAACCCTGAAGCGAAGTGTCCAATGTTCGAGAAGTTTCTTAATGATATATTTGCAGAGAATGAAAATTTGATCACCTTTATGAGGAAGGCCATTGGATATAGTCTTACGGGCAGCACGAGAGAACAGGTAGTCTTTATTTTGTACGGAACTGGCGCGAACGGTAAAAGTGTGCTAATTGCTTTGATCATGTCGTTATTAGGTGATTATGCGCTGCAGACTCCTACCGAAACACTAATGGTCCAAAAAAACGAGGGTATCCGCAATGACCTTGCCCGGTTAAAAGGTGCTAGATTCGTTTCTGCTGTAGAATCAGACGAAGGCAGGCGGCTTTCCGAAAGTGTAATTAAACAATTAACTGGTCAGGATACCATTTCAGCAAGATTCCTTCACCAAGAATTTTTTGATTTTGTACCTGAGTGTAAAATATTCCTCGCAACAAACCATCGGCCAGAAATCCGGGGTAGCGATCACGGCATCTGGCGAAGGATTAGGCTAATTCCCTTTAATGTAAAATTTGAAGATGTGAAACAGGGTGATGATAGTTTTAAGGGTAAACGGCAGGACAAGGACCTGTTGAACAAGCTTAAAAGAGAACTGCCTGGAATATTGGCTTGGGCTGTCAAAGGTTGTCTGAAATGGCAGAGGGAAGGTTTAGAACAGCCGGAGGAAGTTAAAGCGGCGACAATGGCTTATCAAACAGAGATGGATTCGATTATGAACTTTATTAGCGAGTGCTGCAATGTGAATATTCAGGATGTGAAAACGGCATCAGGTGTACTACACAACGTTTACACAAAATGGTGCTTAACGAACGGAGAGAGAGCCGTAAGCAATAAAAAGTTTTCACAACGATTGGAGCTTGCTGGATACACAAAGGAACGTGGATCGGATGGACGGGTTTACTGGTACGGCATAGGGATTCTAGCGTCAGAGCGTAATCCCGAAGGTTATGAAGGGTCTGAAGGCAGACTACCATTTTCGCCTATACGAGAAAAAAATATAGAAAAAAGGGTAGTTGGACTTCAGACCCTTCAGACCCTCCAGTCAACATCAAATGATGACGAAGATAGGTGGGAATAG
- a CDS encoding helix-turn-helix domain-containing protein, with translation MNQIINWDDLPINLLPDDIWRNKIIPIGKQGVYNLCHRPDFPSIRIGKKFIIPKEGLKNWLEKEAASR, from the coding sequence TTGAATCAAATTATTAACTGGGATGACTTACCTATTAACTTACTTCCAGACGATATTTGGCGAAACAAGATCATTCCTATCGGGAAGCAGGGAGTTTATAACTTATGCCACCGACCGGACTTTCCATCCATAAGAATTGGAAAGAAATTTATTATTCCTAAAGAAGGGTTAAAAAATTGGTTGGAAAAGGAAGCAGCAAGCAGATAG
- a CDS encoding tyrosine-type recombinase/integrase, which yields MAKKTKNTDGKKPRKPRNANGEGGITQLKNGLWQARMSVRDPITGDLKRYAYYGKSKIEARDKLIKAQNEIRIGSFVVPQKDHFGTWLTVWLTQYKKIRVRASTFALYDNITKTHIIPNIGDIPLQKLETKDIQKIINTMRKEGKSVSHIKHVHLIISGALKQAVKEQKVFRNVADAVELPKGEKKKVAPMSKDDAKKFLEVAKKSKYYPAFVLEIGTGLRRGELLALRWKDIDLDKGTLTVNQALSRVALPDKDKKTQLMFQAPKTEKGKRVIKLKNNVIKTLKAHQLATGNRDNPDALVFSNKKGRPLDPRAFTKRYEYILTKAGIPKTSFHALRHTVAVLLIQAGEKVKNVQELLGHERYGTTMDIYAEFMPEEEKDKTAEKIDALLEELM from the coding sequence ATGGCAAAGAAAACCAAGAACACGGACGGGAAGAAACCCAGAAAGCCCCGCAATGCAAACGGCGAAGGCGGGATCACTCAGTTAAAGAATGGTTTATGGCAGGCGCGCATGAGCGTACGGGATCCGATTACAGGCGATTTAAAGAGATACGCCTATTACGGCAAATCTAAAATTGAGGCGCGCGACAAGCTAATCAAGGCACAAAATGAGATCAGGATAGGCAGCTTTGTTGTCCCTCAAAAGGATCACTTTGGAACATGGCTTACCGTTTGGCTGACACAGTATAAAAAGATCCGTGTACGGGCTTCAACCTTCGCACTGTACGACAACATTACTAAAACCCACATCATTCCCAATATTGGTGACATACCGCTCCAAAAGCTGGAGACAAAAGACATCCAGAAGATAATTAATACCATGCGTAAAGAAGGTAAGTCGGTCTCCCATATAAAGCATGTTCACCTTATTATCAGTGGAGCCTTAAAGCAGGCGGTAAAAGAGCAGAAAGTTTTCCGGAATGTGGCCGATGCCGTAGAACTGCCGAAGGGTGAGAAAAAGAAGGTTGCGCCCATGTCAAAGGATGATGCGAAAAAATTCCTTGAAGTAGCCAAGAAAAGCAAGTATTATCCTGCTTTCGTTTTGGAGATTGGGACCGGCTTAAGGCGCGGCGAACTCCTGGCCCTGCGTTGGAAAGATATTGATCTTGATAAGGGTACTCTTACAGTTAACCAGGCATTAAGCAGGGTAGCCCTACCCGATAAGGACAAAAAGACACAGCTTATGTTCCAGGCTCCCAAGACTGAGAAAGGCAAGCGAGTTATCAAGCTGAAAAACAACGTGATTAAGACTTTGAAGGCACATCAACTTGCTACCGGCAACCGTGATAATCCTGACGCACTGGTGTTCAGCAATAAGAAAGGTAGGCCGCTCGACCCTAGAGCTTTTACTAAACGATATGAATACATTCTTACTAAAGCCGGCATTCCCAAGACTAGCTTCCATGCCCTGCGGCATACTGTAGCAGTCCTCCTTATCCAGGCCGGGGAAAAGGTAAAGAACGTGCAGGAACTATTAGGACATGAGCGGTACGGTACAACGATGGATATATATGCAGAGTTTATGCCGGAAGAAGAGAAAGATAAAACTGCTGAGAAGATAGACGCTCTACTTGAAGAATTAATGTAA
- the fbp gene encoding fructose-1,6-bisphosphate aldolase/phosphatase: protein MGKKITLSVIKADIGGFVGHSNVHPECLETAGGILAGSPLLIDYHVTHVGDDINLIMTHELGKNSGEIHELAWNTFLSCTAVAKKLKLYGAGQDLLADSFSGNVKGMGPGVAEMEFEERTSEPVIVYMADKTEPGAWNYPIYKMFADPFNTIGLIIDPKMHGGFLFEVRDLIDNKKVTFSCPEEIYDMLVFIGAPGRYCIKSVYQKGTNEIAATSSTQRLNLMAGRYVGKDDPVLIVRCQSGFPAVGEALEPFANPHMVSGWMRGSHSGPLMPVSVNTSSPTRFDGPPRVVALGFQLADGKLHGPQDFFADVSYDLARQKANEIANYIRSMGPFEPHRLHLDEMEYTTMPDVSKRLKDRFEKVE, encoded by the coding sequence TTGGGTAAGAAGATTACACTATCTGTTATCAAAGCTGACATTGGCGGCTTCGTCGGTCACTCAAATGTACACCCTGAATGCTTGGAAACAGCCGGGGGCATTCTGGCAGGGAGTCCTCTTCTGATAGATTACCACGTAACTCATGTTGGTGATGATATTAATTTAATTATGACACACGAATTAGGCAAAAACAGTGGTGAGATACACGAATTGGCCTGGAATACATTCTTGTCTTGTACCGCAGTGGCAAAAAAGTTAAAATTATACGGAGCCGGACAGGACTTGCTGGCTGACTCTTTTTCAGGAAATGTCAAAGGTATGGGCCCGGGCGTGGCCGAAATGGAATTTGAGGAGCGCACTAGCGAACCTGTAATTGTTTATATGGCCGACAAAACCGAACCCGGCGCTTGGAACTATCCTATATACAAAATGTTTGCAGATCCGTTCAACACTATCGGTCTGATTATTGATCCTAAAATGCATGGTGGCTTTTTATTTGAAGTACGCGACTTGATTGACAACAAAAAGGTAACTTTCTCTTGTCCGGAAGAGATTTACGACATGCTGGTTTTTATCGGCGCTCCCGGACGTTATTGCATTAAGTCGGTTTATCAGAAAGGTACTAACGAGATAGCGGCTACCTCCAGTACTCAGCGTCTGAACCTGATGGCCGGACGTTATGTGGGCAAGGATGATCCGGTACTAATTGTACGGTGTCAAAGCGGTTTCCCGGCTGTAGGCGAAGCGCTTGAGCCATTTGCCAATCCTCACATGGTTTCGGGATGGATGCGGGGCTCGCACAGCGGCCCGCTTATGCCTGTTTCTGTAAACACATCATCACCCACTCGTTTTGACGGCCCGCCCAGAGTAGTAGCCCTGGGGTTCCAATTAGCCGACGGCAAACTGCACGGGCCACAAGACTTCTTTGCTGATGTATCCTATGATCTCGCCAGGCAAAAGGCCAATGAGATAGCAAACTACATCCGCAGCATGGGACCGTTTGAACCGCACCGCCTGCATTTGGATGAAATGGAATACACCACTATGCCTGATGTCAGCAAGCGTTTAAAGGATCGTTTTGAAAAAGTTGAGTAA
- the fni gene encoding type 2 isopentenyl-diphosphate Delta-isomerase, translated as MTKQRQKRKLDHIEYALRLGKPETSSGFEEIRLINDSLPGFSLGDVDTTCVFMGKRLAAPLLINAITGGHPAVANINKSLARVARQTGVAMAVGSQMAGLEDPGLRQTYEVARQENPDGVLLANLSAGAPPEQAAAAVEMISANGLQLYLNVPQELAMREGDRDFNGVIDNIREVTSRLSVPVVVKEVGFGLSRETISALYNAGVRYVDVGGQGGTNFIEIEDMRSGQKSSEGVRNWGIPTAVSLLEGLSLELPILIIASGGLETGVDVAKALALGTGMAGMAKIFLKELTDKSEEGLINKITGIINELRLVMLMSGAKNLAQLVKKPVLVTGSVAEWMIRRGIDIDKYARR; from the coding sequence ATGACGAAACAAAGACAAAAACGCAAACTGGATCACATAGAATATGCCCTACGACTGGGAAAGCCGGAAACTTCCAGTGGTTTCGAGGAAATCCGTTTAATTAATGATTCCCTGCCTGGTTTTAGTCTGGGTGACGTTGATACCACTTGCGTTTTTATGGGCAAGAGACTTGCAGCGCCGTTGTTGATCAATGCCATAACGGGCGGGCACCCGGCAGTGGCAAACATAAATAAGAGCCTGGCCAGAGTGGCGCGGCAAACCGGTGTGGCGATGGCGGTGGGATCGCAGATGGCCGGGCTGGAAGACCCCGGATTGAGGCAAACCTACGAGGTGGCACGCCAGGAAAACCCTGATGGCGTTCTCCTGGCCAACCTGAGTGCCGGGGCGCCGCCTGAACAGGCGGCGGCAGCGGTGGAAATGATCTCAGCCAACGGGTTGCAGCTTTACTTGAATGTCCCTCAGGAGTTGGCAATGCGGGAAGGGGACAGGGATTTTAACGGAGTAATAGATAATATCAGAGAGGTTACTTCCAGACTTAGTGTTCCCGTAGTAGTTAAAGAAGTGGGGTTTGGTCTTTCCAGAGAAACCATATCTGCCCTTTACAATGCCGGTGTCCGGTATGTGGACGTGGGGGGGCAGGGAGGCACTAACTTTATTGAAATAGAAGACATGCGTTCAGGGCAAAAAAGCAGCGAAGGTGTCCGGAACTGGGGAATTCCCACGGCGGTCAGCTTGTTAGAAGGACTTAGCCTCGAACTACCCATTTTAATAATCGCCTCCGGGGGGTTGGAAACCGGTGTTGACGTGGCTAAAGCGCTGGCATTGGGCACGGGTATGGCCGGAATGGCGAAGATCTTTCTTAAAGAGTTAACAGATAAGTCGGAAGAGGGACTAATAAATAAAATAACCGGAATAATTAATGAACTGCGCCTGGTCATGTTAATGTCAGGGGCGAAGAATCTGGCGCAATTAGTAAAAAAACCTGTGCTGGTAACAGGTTCTGTGGCGGAGTGGATGATAAGAAGGGGTATTGATATAGACAAATACGCCAGGAGATAG
- the ychF gene encoding redox-regulated ATPase YchF — translation MNMSLNCGLVGLPMVGKTTIFNLLTGASMETSNFLTGKTETNVGIAKVPDSRVDYLSGLYRPRKTTYAQIQFSDVPGLVRGSSQGKGVGNQFLNTIRNVDMLAHIVRAFSDPDLPHVDGSLNPLRDVETINMELLFADMEIIEKRIGRIKKGKKVKKENALELEILEKCLEALENEISIARLELTDEEKFVLKNFSFLTEKPLLLVVNTDEQQFKSKSYPGRDDLEAYAAGHGLPVLEICGRMEMEISMLPDEDKEMFLTDLGVAESGIDRLARATYDYLGLISFFTVGDDEVKAWTIMKETDAKRAAGKIHSDLERGFIKAEVVKYRDLSDLGSMAKVKEKGLYRLEGKEYIVEDGDVINFRFNV, via the coding sequence ATATTTAACTTGCTCACGGGAGCGAGTATGGAAACCTCCAACTTTTTAACCGGAAAAACCGAAACAAATGTGGGAATAGCCAAGGTGCCGGACAGCAGGGTGGATTACCTGAGCGGTTTGTATCGGCCCCGCAAGACCACTTACGCCCAGATCCAGTTTAGCGACGTGCCGGGTTTGGTGCGCGGTTCCAGTCAGGGTAAAGGAGTCGGCAACCAGTTCTTGAACACGATCCGGAACGTGGACATGCTTGCTCATATAGTCAGAGCATTCAGCGATCCGGATCTCCCGCATGTGGACGGCAGTCTCAACCCCTTGCGGGATGTTGAGACAATAAATATGGAGCTCCTGTTTGCCGATATGGAGATAATCGAAAAAAGGATTGGAAGAATAAAAAAAGGAAAAAAAGTTAAAAAAGAAAACGCGCTGGAGCTTGAAATTTTAGAAAAATGCCTTGAAGCTTTGGAAAATGAAATATCCATCGCCCGTCTGGAATTAACTGATGAAGAAAAATTCGTGTTGAAAAATTTCAGTTTTTTGACAGAGAAACCGTTATTGCTGGTAGTTAACACAGATGAGCAGCAGTTTAAGTCAAAGTCTTACCCGGGCAGGGATGATTTGGAAGCATACGCTGCCGGACATGGTCTTCCGGTTCTGGAGATCTGTGGTAGAATGGAAATGGAAATTAGCATGTTGCCGGACGAGGATAAAGAAATGTTTTTAACCGACCTTGGTGTCGCCGAGTCGGGAATAGATCGTTTAGCGCGTGCAACATATGATTATCTCGGTCTGATTTCTTTCTTTACTGTTGGAGACGATGAAGTGAAAGCATGGACGATTATGAAGGAAACTGATGCCAAGCGGGCGGCCGGTAAAATTCACTCCGACCTGGAGCGGGGTTTTATTAAAGCAGAAGTAGTGAAATACCGTGATTTATCGGATTTAGGGAGTATGGCCAAAGTAAAAGAAAAGGGACTGTACCGTCTTGAAGGCAAGGAATATATCGTGGAAGACGGTGACGTGATAAATTTCAGGTTTAACGTTTAG